From one Hydrogenobacter hydrogenophilus genomic stretch:
- the sat gene encoding sulfate adenylyltransferase: MILPHGGELVSRVVPEREKLKIIEDVKKLPSLQVDTDSLLDIENIAVGTFSPIKGFITKEELLSVAYNMILPNGTVWTIPIVLQLKEEPKVGGRIAIKDSNSQIKAVLDVKEVYKIELKKIAKLVWGTESEDHPGVRLFYSKGEWAVGGDVWLLEKTNFSFREWLLEPEETRKVFEYRGWKSVVGFQTRNAPHRAHEYLQRIGLEVADGLFINPVLGWRKSDDFDPHTVLVAYEHLINNYYPRHRVLLSGLATAMRYAGPREAVFHAIIRKNFGCTHFIVGRNHAGVGDFYDPYDAHRIFDKLPSSIDIEIIKVSAVFYCNECGCMASEKSCGHDESKRIYVSMTKIRNMLREGKTPPEEMIRKDVAKLLMERVGTQSLTNVHS; encoded by the coding sequence ATGATACTACCACACGGTGGAGAGCTTGTCAGCAGAGTAGTTCCCGAAAGGGAAAAGTTGAAGATCATTGAAGATGTAAAAAAGCTTCCGAGCCTTCAAGTAGATACAGACAGCCTTCTTGACATTGAAAACATAGCGGTGGGAACCTTCTCGCCTATAAAAGGTTTTATAACCAAGGAAGAGCTCCTTAGCGTAGCGTACAATATGATTTTACCAAACGGAACTGTATGGACCATTCCCATAGTCCTTCAACTTAAAGAGGAGCCAAAAGTGGGTGGCAGAATAGCTATAAAGGACAGCAATAGTCAGATTAAAGCGGTATTAGATGTAAAAGAGGTTTATAAAATAGAACTGAAAAAAATAGCCAAGTTGGTTTGGGGAACAGAAAGCGAAGACCATCCAGGAGTAAGGCTCTTTTACTCAAAGGGTGAGTGGGCTGTGGGTGGTGATGTGTGGCTTTTGGAAAAAACTAATTTTTCTTTTAGAGAATGGCTTTTGGAACCAGAGGAGACCAGAAAGGTTTTTGAGTACAGAGGATGGAAAAGTGTAGTTGGTTTTCAGACAAGAAACGCACCACACAGAGCGCACGAGTATTTACAGAGGATAGGTCTTGAAGTTGCAGACGGACTATTTATAAATCCAGTATTAGGATGGAGGAAGTCTGACGATTTTGATCCCCATACAGTTCTTGTAGCTTACGAGCATCTCATAAACAACTACTATCCCAGACACAGGGTATTGCTTTCAGGCCTTGCCACAGCAATGAGATACGCTGGACCCAGAGAAGCAGTCTTTCATGCCATAATAAGAAAGAACTTTGGATGCACACACTTTATAGTAGGAAGAAATCACGCTGGTGTGGGAGACTTTTATGACCCCTATGATGCACACAGGATATTTGATAAACTGCCCTCATCCATAGATATAGAGATAATAAAAGTCTCTGCTGTTTTTTATTGCAACGAGTGTGGATGTATGGCATCTGAGAAAAGCTGTGGACATGACGAAAGCAAAAGGATATATGTCAGCATGACCAAGATAAGAAACATGCTTAGAGAAGGTAAAACTCCACCTGAGGAGATGATAAGGAAAGATGTAGCGAAGCTTCTTATGGAAAGGGTGGGTACACAAAGCTTGACGAATGTTCATTCATAA
- a CDS encoding FAD-dependent oxidoreductase, with protein sequence MKYFDVVIIGSGPGGYTSAKLLLERGKKVALVERSVFGGVCLNAGCIPKEGLYELAIREGRPQWRVAVQRIQGKVIEIRDMALKSLLSKGLTYIEGEAELIDEKVVKVGNRRLTAQYVILACGSRPREVGISPEDILRGWVIPKSSVCVVGGGATGCELAFILCSFGFKVFLVRRDTVLKGYENIPEEFAQKLEDELERCGVRLVEDLKDANADLIIKATGRVPNFCQGRFPFVAVDEWGYVKVDEFLETSLEGVFAVGDIVPPMGAGYAFEKARVVVHNILYGKEKIFDPKRVPVIFSSAYQIGFVGSVKDAKVFATKPLSINPKAYVTEKNGVISVGFDDDGRLVYCCVIGKDVSEILNLCATFLGKELEEQPFAHPSYGEIMNEIRSIKQEVCK encoded by the coding sequence ATGAAGTATTTTGATGTAGTAATCATAGGTAGTGGTCCGGGTGGTTATACGAGTGCTAAACTTCTCCTTGAAAGAGGTAAAAAGGTAGCTCTCGTAGAGAGGTCTGTTTTTGGTGGAGTGTGTCTCAACGCTGGATGCATCCCAAAAGAGGGGCTTTATGAGCTTGCCATTAGAGAGGGTAGACCTCAGTGGAGAGTTGCGGTTCAGAGAATTCAGGGAAAAGTCATAGAGATAAGGGATATGGCACTAAAATCTTTGCTTTCTAAGGGACTAACATACATAGAAGGTGAGGCTGAACTCATTGACGAAAAGGTAGTAAAAGTTGGGAATAGAAGACTAACCGCTCAGTATGTGATCCTTGCCTGTGGCTCAAGACCAAGGGAGGTGGGGATATCTCCAGAAGACATACTCAGAGGGTGGGTCATTCCAAAAAGTAGTGTATGCGTTGTAGGTGGAGGTGCTACGGGTTGTGAGCTTGCTTTTATACTATGTTCCTTTGGTTTTAAGGTATTCCTCGTAAGAAGAGATACAGTTTTAAAGGGTTACGAAAACATCCCAGAAGAATTTGCTCAGAAGTTAGAGGATGAGTTGGAAAGATGTGGTGTAAGGTTGGTAGAAGATCTAAAAGACGCAAATGCAGACCTAATTATAAAAGCAACAGGAAGAGTACCCAACTTTTGCCAAGGGAGGTTTCCCTTTGTAGCTGTAGATGAATGGGGGTATGTAAAGGTTGATGAATTTTTAGAAACAAGTCTTGAAGGAGTATTTGCAGTAGGAGACATAGTACCACCAATGGGTGCAGGTTATGCTTTTGAAAAAGCGAGAGTAGTAGTCCATAACATACTTTATGGTAAGGAAAAAATCTTTGATCCAAAGAGGGTACCAGTAATTTTTTCTTCTGCTTATCAAATAGGCTTTGTGGGAAGTGTAAAAGACGCTAAGGTCTTTGCAACAAAACCTCTAAGTATAAACCCTAAGGCCTATGTTACAGAAAAGAACGGAGTTATAAGTGTGGGATTTGATGATGATGGAAGGCTTGTTTACTGTTGCGTGATAGGTAAAGATGTGAGTGAAATACTTAACCTATGTGCTACCTTTTTAGGTAAAGAATTAGAAGAGCAACCTTTCGCTCACCCTTCTTATGGAGAAATAATGAACGAGATACGGTCAATAAAGCAGGAGGTGTGTAAATGA
- a CDS encoding V4R domain-containing protein — MRDPEVISKVRVFLREEGVIIPKGPIKEFYSQLMKLSGFGIGGLLVFSGKKAGKMAGTYIRSIVGEEHPSMSMVVPYISAFLGETGICKVEEYELLDSQVLFKVKDSIFAQDIENKKPVCMPLSGALAGVFEEITGKEWDCKELECKAQGKELCIFEVKLKH, encoded by the coding sequence ATGAGGGATCCTGAGGTTATTTCCAAGGTGCGCGTATTCCTCAGAGAGGAAGGGGTAATAATTCCCAAAGGTCCTATAAAGGAGTTTTACTCTCAGCTTATGAAGCTCTCGGGCTTTGGGATTGGTGGTTTGCTGGTTTTTTCTGGAAAAAAGGCGGGAAAGATGGCAGGTACATACATAAGAAGCATAGTGGGAGAGGAACACCCTTCAATGAGCATGGTAGTGCCTTATATAAGTGCCTTCCTTGGAGAAACAGGCATTTGTAAAGTTGAGGAATACGAACTGTTAGATTCTCAAGTGCTCTTTAAGGTTAAGGATTCCATATTTGCACAGGATATAGAAAACAAAAAACCTGTGTGTATGCCACTAAGCGGTGCTTTGGCAGGAGTGTTTGAGGAGATCACGGGTAAAGAGTGGGACTGCAAGGAGCTTGAGTGCAAAGCTCAAGGTAAAGAACTATGTATTTTTGAGGTAAAGCTCAAGCATTAA